The sequence below is a genomic window from bacterium.
GGCTTTGCCCGTTTGATTCCACGCCGGCGCAAGGACCTCGAGGATCTGGTGCAGCGGCTCAACCGAAGAAAGTCGGTCTGGAAGGCGGTCGCCGCACCCCGCCCGGTGCCCGCGGTGCTGCCGGCCAACGGCGACCCCGGCAGTCGCAACTTCGAGCCCTCACAGGGTTACCTTCATTCAGCCCCCAACGGCATTGGCGCCATGGGGGTCTGGGGCCTGAAGGGCGGCCGGGGCCGCGGCGTTCGGATCTGCGACATCGAGGGCAATTGGAACCTGAAACACGAGGATCTCGCAACGAACATCCCGCTCTTCGGCGGCACTCCAATCAACGATCTCGGCTGGCGCAATCACGGCACCGCGGTTCTCGGAGAGATGATCAGCAAACCGAGCAAGATCGGCTGCGTCGGTATCAGCCATCGCGCCAGGGGAGCGGTCCAGTCGGCCATGGTCGGCGGCGTGTTCAATGCCGCGGCGGCGATCATGAACGCCGCGAGCCGGCTACGCGCCGGCGACGTCATCCTGATCGAGCTGCACGCGCCCGGACCCCGTGGTCCCTACGTCGCCATGCAGTACTGGGACGACATCTTCTCCGCCATCCGCGCGGTAACGGCCAAGGGGATCACGGTGGTCGAGGCCGCCGGCAACGGCGGTGAGGATTTCGGCCGCTCCGCCTACGCCGGCTCCGGTCTGCAGAAGGACTCGGGTGCGATCGTGGTCGGAGCGGGCATTCCCCCGACGAACTACTACGACTTCGACACCCGCGGGACGTCGTTCCGCCACAAGAGGACCGGCAATCCGCGCTCGCGCATCTGGTTTTCGAACTACGGCAGGATCGTCAACGTGCAGGCATGGGGCTGGCACGTCACCACGCTCGGCTACGGCGATGCCCAGGGCGGGGCCGAGAACCGCTGGTACACGCTCCGGTTCTCCGGGACCTCGAGTGCGTCCCCGATCGTTACCGGTGCGGTGGCCTGCATCCAGGGTCGAGCGCGCGCCAAGAACGCCGCGCCGCTGTCGCCGGCCGAAGTGCGCCAGCTCCTGGTCTCGACCGGAACGCCCCAAACCGCAGGACCCGGAGTGCCGCTGACGCAGCACATCGGGCCGCAGCCGGATTTGGAGCGGGCCTTCGCCGGCATCTAGTCGGGCTAAGATCATCCCGTGATGTGGTCGGACGACGCGCCGCAGACTCCGCTCGAGATCGAGCCCTTCCTGGTCGTTCAGCTCAAACCCGGTTGGCGCCACGATCCGGAGTCGGGCGTGTTTCGACGCCCCGGCGAGAGCGATGACGACGAGGAGGTCTTCGAGCCGGCGCCGGAGCTGCCGGCCGAGACCAGGATCGAGCCCATGATCCCGGACCTGGCGGGGAAATCCCCGGACGACCTTTCGGAGTGGGAGCTCACCTTGGCTCGCTACCTCCACCTCTTCCCCGGCGCTGACGCCGACCTCGACGAGCTCCTCGAGGCGATTACAGATTGGAGCTGCGTCGAAGAAGTGCATCGTCCGCCCCAGATCGCGCTGCCGTGAGCTGGAGGGGCGTCATCTTCCGCGCCGGCTTGACGGCACTTCTCCTGGCGGTCTCGCTTGGCGGCTGCGGGGCGAGAACCGACCGGTCCGTGGGCGACGGCGCCACCGACCCGAGCGAGAGCCACCTGATCCTGTTCCTGGCCTCGGACTGCCGGCTGAACGAAGAGGGAGGAAGCCTGACTCTTCCGGACGGGAGCTCGTTCGTGCCACCGCTGGCGTTCGACTACGAGCTTCGCGCCATGGTTCCCGAGCTTGCGCGCAGCAAGCGCTCGGACCTTTCCGAAGACGAGGCACGCCTGGCCCGGTACGTCTTGCTGCTGATCGATGACGCCGAGGACAAGGCGGCCGCGCACGGGCACGCCGCCTCCTGGCCCTGCGTCGAGGATGTGCGCGAATCGCCTCGGGTCACTCTGCCATAGGGCCGAGTGCGAAACGACCCTGTGCTAGCCTTTTTGCATCAAATCTTTCTTGGTGCGGCACCAAGGAGCCCGACATGCCGAGACTGAGCTACCGTCAACCCGGACTGGTTCTGGAACGCGGCGGAACCGACGCCACCCTCGAACAAGTCCGTGATCTCCAACGCGACCTCCGTCGCCTGGGCTACCTGCGCTCGGGACTCGACGGCCAGTTCGGGCCGGGCACCCAGAGGGCGGTCAAGGCGCTCCAGCACGACCTCTTGACCGCAATGGACCGGGCAAGCGGCGCGCCGGTCGATGTCATGGACTACAACCAGGGCCGCGTGGTCGACGTCAGCGGCGCCTGTGATCGCGGCCTGGCCAACTGCATCTCCGACATGCTGGACGATCCCGAGTATCCCGACCTGCCGAAAGCCGAGGATCCGAAGGCGGAGAATCGGCAACTCGCCGAAGACATCGTCGCACTCGAGTCCGACGAGGCGCCGGTGCCTTTCATCGCGGCGATCCTCAAACAGGAAAGCGGACTCAAGCACTTCAACGAGCCGCGCGGCGACGATCGAGACACCTACATCACGATCGGCCTGGACACCAACGCCAGCGAGAAGCACATGATTACCTCACGCGGCTACGGTGCCGGACAGTACACCCTCTTCCATCATCCAGCC
It includes:
- a CDS encoding S8 family serine peptidase produces the protein MATSKKTGYLQPGIKAPPASAAPDYVIVELLHTSRIAVSESGFTGTAESEQQARSLNGVLEAFNVKDCSSLFGLGARAIRKRVSAAPASLKASVTAGFAHAGFARLIPRRRKDLEDLVQRLNRRKSVWKAVAAPRPVPAVLPANGDPGSRNFEPSQGYLHSAPNGIGAMGVWGLKGGRGRGVRICDIEGNWNLKHEDLATNIPLFGGTPINDLGWRNHGTAVLGEMISKPSKIGCVGISHRARGAVQSAMVGGVFNAAAAIMNAASRLRAGDVILIELHAPGPRGPYVAMQYWDDIFSAIRAVTAKGITVVEAAGNGGEDFGRSAYAGSGLQKDSGAIVVGAGIPPTNYYDFDTRGTSFRHKRTGNPRSRIWFSNYGRIVNVQAWGWHVTTLGYGDAQGGAENRWYTLRFSGTSSASPIVTGAVACIQGRARAKNAAPLSPAEVRQLLVSTGTPQTAGPGVPLTQHIGPQPDLERAFAGI
- a CDS encoding peptidoglycan-binding protein: MPRLSYRQPGLVLERGGTDATLEQVRDLQRDLRRLGYLRSGLDGQFGPGTQRAVKALQHDLLTAMDRASGAPVDVMDYNQGRVVDVSGACDRGLANCISDMLDDPEYPDLPKAEDPKAENRQLAEDIVALESDEAPVPFIAAILKQESGLKHFNEPRGDDRDTYITIGLDTNASEKHMITSRGYGAGQYTLFHHPATTTEVADFMLDVGKNLSKAFAELGEKFDHFVNGPTSGTRADDRQVEIGSGALRLCKFEPDDPRCFRDCVQCLADAGSRAITEGATRLHAGTQHRYAPTQYYRKSSYADVPKREKIGCDWPYAMRRYNGSGVNSYHYQTRVLLFLSRFPKSQQ